The following coding sequences lie in one Polynucleobacter asymbioticus genomic window:
- a CDS encoding amino acid ABC transporter permease yields MGGWPSFIRDLTEQMPLILTGLVKTLQLAGLISISGLLLGIVVFYLTLNKNQYVRSAINSYISFFIGMPLIVLLFLMYYGLPQWGVRLSPFTVAFIGFTFNVAAYNAAYLTTAFNGLDKSQLEAASAQGFSPLQIFRLITLPQVIRLSIPALTNQVIANLKDSSVAFLIQYTEFFARVQELAATNFQFFKAYFLAALVYLALVSIIVLFARAIERRYFIPA; encoded by the coding sequence ATGGGAGGGTGGCCATCCTTCATTCGTGATCTCACGGAGCAGATGCCCTTGATTTTGACGGGGCTAGTAAAGACCTTGCAATTAGCGGGCTTGATTAGTATTTCAGGATTGCTACTGGGTATTGTGGTGTTTTATCTCACGCTCAATAAAAATCAGTATGTGCGTAGCGCCATTAATTCTTATATCTCCTTCTTTATTGGAATGCCCTTAATCGTTTTATTATTCTTGATGTATTACGGCTTACCGCAGTGGGGCGTCAGACTTTCTCCATTCACAGTTGCTTTCATTGGTTTTACCTTCAATGTGGCCGCATATAACGCAGCTTATCTAACGACTGCCTTTAATGGTTTAGATAAGAGTCAGCTTGAGGCGGCAAGCGCTCAAGGCTTTAGTCCCTTGCAGATCTTTCGCTTAATTACCTTGCCGCAAGTCATTCGCCTTTCTATTCCAGCGCTCACCAATCAAGTGATTGCTAACCTGAAAGATAGTTCAGTGGCATTCTTAATTCAGTACACCGAATTCTTTGCCCGCGTGCAGGAGTTAGCTGCAACCAACTTCCAATTCTTCAAGGCTTATTTTTTGGCTGCCTTGGTCTACCTAGCATTGGTATCCATCATTGTGCTGTTCGCGCGCGCAATTGAGAGGCGGTACTTTATCCCAGCTTGA
- a CDS encoding CoA-acylating methylmalonate-semialdehyde dehydrogenase, whose translation MSAPQAFESKEDIGHFVGGTVVNPKDGRFADVFNPSTGAVARRVALASRKEVDAAVAVAQKAFESWSQTSPLRRARIMFKYLELLNAHRDELAAIITAEHGKVFTDAQGEVTRGIDIVEFATGIPELLKGDYTEQVSTDIDNWVMRQPLGVVAGVTPFNFPVMVPMWMFPVAIACGNTFILKPSPTDPSASLLMAKLLKEAGLPDGVFNVVQGDKEAVDALIENPDVKAVSFVGSTPIANYIYERCAHFGKRSQALGGAKNHMVVMPDADIDKTIDALIGAAYGSAGERCMAISVAVLVGDVAEKIMPKLIERTKTLKVKNGMELDAEMGPIVTKAALERITGYIESGVASGAKLLVDGRGLKVPGHDNGFFIGGTLFDNVTPDMKIYLEEIFGPVLSCLRVANFTEALNLVNSCEYGNGVACFTSDGNIAREFARRVQVGMVGINVPIPVPMAWHGFGGWKKSLFGDMHAYGKEGVRFYTKQKSVMQRWPESIAKGAEFVMPTSK comes from the coding sequence ATGAGTGCACCACAAGCCTTTGAATCAAAAGAAGATATTGGCCATTTTGTTGGCGGTACTGTCGTCAACCCAAAAGACGGTCGTTTTGCCGATGTATTTAACCCCTCCACAGGGGCTGTCGCAAGACGGGTTGCCTTGGCTAGCCGCAAAGAGGTGGACGCTGCCGTGGCAGTTGCCCAAAAGGCTTTCGAGAGCTGGAGCCAAACCTCCCCGCTTCGCCGTGCACGGATCATGTTTAAGTATCTTGAATTGCTCAATGCCCATCGCGATGAATTAGCCGCCATCATCACCGCTGAACACGGCAAGGTATTTACCGATGCGCAAGGCGAAGTAACTCGCGGTATTGATATTGTGGAATTTGCCACTGGTATTCCAGAACTACTCAAGGGTGATTACACCGAGCAGGTATCTACTGATATTGATAACTGGGTCATGCGTCAGCCATTAGGCGTAGTTGCAGGTGTCACACCGTTTAACTTCCCAGTGATGGTTCCAATGTGGATGTTCCCAGTCGCTATTGCCTGCGGTAACACTTTCATTTTGAAGCCAAGCCCCACAGATCCATCAGCCTCTTTATTGATGGCCAAGCTTTTAAAAGAAGCGGGTTTACCTGATGGCGTATTCAATGTGGTTCAGGGTGACAAAGAAGCCGTGGATGCCTTGATCGAGAATCCGGATGTCAAAGCTGTCAGCTTTGTCGGCTCCACTCCAATTGCGAATTACATCTATGAGCGTTGCGCGCACTTTGGTAAGCGCTCCCAAGCTTTAGGTGGTGCCAAGAACCACATGGTAGTGATGCCCGATGCTGACATCGATAAAACCATTGATGCTTTGATTGGTGCAGCCTACGGTTCAGCTGGCGAGCGTTGCATGGCAATTTCAGTAGCTGTTTTGGTTGGTGATGTTGCAGAAAAAATCATGCCAAAACTGATTGAGCGTACCAAGACACTCAAAGTGAAGAACGGTATGGAGCTCGATGCTGAAATGGGCCCCATCGTTACTAAAGCTGCTTTAGAGCGCATCACTGGCTATATTGAGAGTGGCGTAGCTTCTGGTGCAAAGTTGTTAGTAGATGGTCGTGGCTTGAAAGTACCCGGCCATGACAACGGATTCTTTATCGGCGGCACCCTCTTTGATAACGTGACCCCAGACATGAAGATCTATTTGGAAGAAATCTTCGGACCAGTTCTATCCTGCTTGCGCGTAGCGAACTTCACTGAAGCATTGAATTTGGTTAACTCCTGTGAGTATGGAAACGGTGTAGCGTGCTTTACGAGCGATGGCAATATTGCCCGTGAATTTGCCCGCCGCGTTCAGGTCGGCATGGTTGGTATTAACGTCCCTATTCCAGTGCCGATGGCTTGGCATGGCTTTGGCGGTTGGAAGAAGTCCCTCTTTGGCGATATGCATGCCTACGGTAAAGAAGGCGTTCGCTTCTATACAAAGCAAAAGAGTGTGATGCAGCGCTGGCCTGAAAGTATTGCTAAGGGTGCAGAGTTTGTGATGCCCACTTCGAAGTAA
- a CDS encoding NADH:flavin oxidoreductase/NADH oxidase, whose amino-acid sequence MSLLFSSYKLSSPRGDLMLPNRIVVAPMCQYSAVNGEAQDWHLMHWGNLLNSGAGLFMIEATGVTPEGRITPACLGLWDDRTEAALRDKLGRARKLAPKTAVFIQLAHAGRKASSATPWEGGQLLSKDQGGWDMLAPSAIPQLKDERLPHELSKAELTELIDAFVVAAQRAERVGVDGIELHGAHGYLLHQFLSPIANQRTDEYGGSFENRIRFLLELFAAVREAYQGVLGIRISASDWIEGGWTPQETADFASRLKPLGCDFVHISSGGISPLQKIAIGPNYQVPFAKIVKDQSGLPTMTVGLITDPQQAEDILQKGDADLIALARAFLYKPRWAWEAAAALGGTVPSNERYWRCLPREAQAIFGEVKVGQR is encoded by the coding sequence ATGAGTCTCTTATTTTCCAGCTACAAGCTGAGCTCCCCTAGGGGTGATTTAATGCTGCCCAATCGCATCGTGGTGGCGCCGATGTGCCAGTATTCAGCGGTAAACGGAGAGGCTCAGGATTGGCATCTCATGCATTGGGGCAACCTGCTAAATAGCGGAGCCGGACTATTCATGATTGAGGCTACTGGGGTAACTCCAGAAGGCCGGATTACACCAGCCTGCCTTGGCCTATGGGATGACCGTACCGAAGCCGCCCTGAGGGATAAGCTCGGCAGGGCTCGTAAGCTGGCGCCTAAAACAGCCGTTTTCATTCAATTGGCGCACGCTGGCCGAAAAGCCTCCAGTGCAACCCCGTGGGAGGGTGGTCAACTACTCTCTAAAGACCAGGGTGGCTGGGATATGCTTGCTCCTTCTGCCATCCCTCAGTTAAAGGATGAGCGTTTACCGCATGAACTCTCCAAGGCGGAATTGACTGAGCTGATCGATGCATTTGTTGTTGCAGCGCAGCGTGCTGAGCGGGTCGGGGTAGATGGTATTGAGTTGCATGGGGCTCACGGCTACCTCTTGCATCAGTTTCTGTCGCCGATTGCCAATCAACGTACTGATGAATACGGCGGCTCTTTTGAAAACCGCATCCGCTTTCTATTGGAGTTATTTGCAGCGGTTCGCGAAGCATATCAAGGTGTTTTGGGTATTCGGATTTCGGCTAGTGATTGGATCGAAGGGGGTTGGACTCCGCAGGAGACTGCCGATTTTGCATCTCGCCTAAAACCATTGGGATGTGATTTTGTTCACATCTCATCAGGGGGTATTTCACCGCTACAGAAGATTGCAATCGGTCCAAACTATCAAGTGCCGTTTGCCAAAATTGTAAAAGACCAATCTGGTTTGCCCACCATGACAGTCGGCTTGATTACGGATCCCCAGCAAGCAGAAGATATTCTTCAAAAAGGTGATGCAGATTTGATCGCCTTGGCCCGTGCATTTTTATATAAGCCAAGATGGGCTTGGGAGGCTGCTGCAGCATTAGGTGGTACCGTGCCATCGAATGAACGTTACTGGCGCTGTTTGCCACGTGAGGCTCAGGCCATATTTGGTGAGGTCAAAGTAGGGCAACGATAA
- a CDS encoding SprT family zinc-dependent metalloprotease produces MKQHSVRESWLEDAVRHLEPVFSKAGYAIPPVRVSCGFPASSSPRTTLGQCWPRERSGGGVNEIFISPKLDDPVQLLDTLVHELCHAVDDCFSGHGEDFKGIAQTVGLEGPARMAHATEELMVRLMMISQELGPYPHQAIVFPPPRPSNASRNKAKCAQCGYEVTLLKKWATYGAPICPKDNIRMQEAVIETIENTTGHDTESVTGFKPKADEIRRAIS; encoded by the coding sequence ATGAAGCAACACTCCGTAAGAGAATCTTGGCTTGAAGATGCCGTAAGACATTTGGAACCTGTTTTTTCAAAAGCGGGCTATGCCATTCCACCGGTCAGGGTGTCTTGTGGTTTTCCAGCTTCAAGTAGTCCAAGAACTACGCTGGGACAATGCTGGCCCCGTGAGCGCTCTGGCGGCGGGGTAAATGAGATTTTTATCTCCCCCAAGCTAGATGACCCTGTTCAGTTATTAGATACCTTGGTGCATGAACTTTGCCATGCGGTAGATGATTGTTTTAGCGGCCACGGCGAGGACTTTAAAGGCATTGCCCAAACTGTTGGCCTGGAAGGCCCTGCCCGAATGGCCCATGCAACTGAAGAGTTGATGGTGCGCTTGATGATGATTAGCCAAGAGCTTGGCCCATACCCTCATCAAGCCATTGTTTTCCCACCACCCCGGCCGAGCAATGCGAGTCGCAATAAAGCCAAGTGTGCTCAGTGCGGATATGAGGTAACGCTACTCAAGAAGTGGGCAACTTATGGTGCACCTATTTGTCCCAAGGACAATATCCGTATGCAAGAAGCGGTGATTGAAACAATTGAAAATACAACTGGGCACGATACAGAGTCTGTTACCGGTTTTAAGCCCAAGGCGGATGAAATTCGTCGGGCAATTAGCTAA
- a CDS encoding tartrate dehydrogenase, whose amino-acid sequence MKKNTIIQNPKIAVIAGDGIGKEVMPEGVRALEAASKKFGIGMQFDHFDFASCDYYLQHGKMMPDDWFDTLMQYDAIFFGAVGMPNILPDHVSLWGSLIQFRRCFDQYVNLRPVRLLPGVPCPLANRKPGDIDFYVVRENTEGEYSSVGGKMFPDTDREFVIQESIFTRQGVDRILQYAFDLAQSRPKKHLTSATKSNGIAITMPYWDERVEQMAKQFGDVRMDKYHIDILAAHFVMNPDRFDVVVASNLFGDILSDLGPACTGTIAVAPSGSINPEGKFPSLFEPVHGSAPDIYGKMIANPIGQIWSGSMMLDHLGYPEAGKAIFNAIERVLSTAGAPLTPDLGGKARTDDLGKAIAAEI is encoded by the coding sequence ATGAAGAAAAATACAATCATTCAGAATCCAAAAATCGCCGTAATTGCTGGCGATGGCATTGGTAAAGAGGTCATGCCAGAAGGGGTTCGCGCACTAGAGGCTGCTAGCAAAAAGTTTGGTATTGGTATGCAGTTCGATCATTTTGATTTTGCAAGCTGCGACTACTATCTCCAGCACGGCAAGATGATGCCCGATGATTGGTTTGATACCCTGATGCAATACGATGCCATCTTCTTTGGTGCCGTTGGTATGCCAAATATTCTGCCGGATCACGTGTCTTTATGGGGAAGCCTCATTCAGTTCCGTCGTTGCTTTGACCAGTATGTCAATTTGCGACCAGTCCGACTGCTCCCTGGTGTTCCATGTCCATTAGCCAATCGCAAGCCAGGTGACATTGATTTTTACGTCGTGCGTGAAAATACTGAGGGTGAATATTCCAGTGTCGGTGGAAAAATGTTCCCGGATACTGATCGAGAGTTCGTGATTCAGGAATCCATCTTTACCAGACAAGGCGTTGACCGCATTCTTCAATATGCTTTTGATCTCGCCCAAAGTCGTCCCAAAAAGCATTTAACCTCTGCGACTAAGTCTAACGGTATTGCCATCACCATGCCTTATTGGGATGAACGAGTGGAACAAATGGCGAAGCAATTTGGCGATGTGCGGATGGATAAATACCATATCGATATCTTGGCTGCCCATTTTGTGATGAACCCCGACAGATTTGATGTTGTAGTGGCTAGCAATCTATTTGGCGATATCTTGTCTGATTTAGGTCCAGCCTGCACTGGAACCATCGCGGTAGCGCCATCCGGAAGTATTAATCCAGAAGGTAAGTTCCCATCATTGTTTGAGCCGGTTCATGGCTCAGCTCCTGACATCTATGGAAAGATGATTGCCAATCCGATTGGACAGATCTGGTCTGGATCCATGATGTTGGATCACTTGGGTTATCCAGAGGCAGGCAAAGCGATATTCAATGCTATTGAGCGAGTTCTTTCTACAGCTGGCGCTCCGCTTACGCCTGACTTGGGTGGTAAAGCTCGCACTGATGATTTGGGCAAAGCAATCGCCGCTGAAATCTAA
- the dnaQ gene encoding DNA polymerase III subunit epsilon, with product MRQVILDTETTGLNPATGDRIIEIGCVEMIGRRLTDRTFHYYINPERDIDAGAFAVHGLSREFLSDKPVFANIVEELIEFVDGAEVVIHNAAFDLGFLDNEFALLKRPAFRGLAAKITDTLLDARQMFPGKRNSLDALCERFAISNQHRTLHGALLDAQLLAEVYVAMTRGQEDLSIDLIDYTVGTDASGQMKALPSKLKLLSASDEDCQLHEKILGEIAKASKKDPVWSPSAAAN from the coding sequence ATGCGTCAAGTTATTCTCGATACCGAAACCACTGGCCTGAATCCTGCTACGGGTGACCGTATTATTGAAATCGGTTGCGTTGAAATGATAGGTCGCCGCTTAACTGATCGCACTTTCCATTACTACATTAATCCAGAGCGTGATATTGATGCAGGTGCGTTTGCAGTTCATGGACTGTCACGTGAGTTTCTATCTGACAAGCCGGTGTTCGCCAATATTGTTGAAGAGCTGATTGAGTTTGTTGATGGTGCTGAGGTAGTTATTCATAATGCGGCATTTGACTTGGGATTCTTAGATAACGAATTTGCTTTACTGAAGCGCCCGGCTTTCAGAGGCCTTGCTGCCAAAATCACTGACACCCTTTTAGATGCGCGGCAGATGTTCCCAGGCAAGCGCAACTCGCTGGATGCACTCTGTGAGCGCTTTGCCATTAGCAATCAACATAGAACCCTGCACGGCGCTTTGTTAGATGCCCAGCTCTTGGCCGAAGTCTATGTGGCCATGACGCGCGGTCAAGAAGATCTCTCGATTGATTTGATTGATTACACCGTCGGCACTGATGCATCTGGGCAGATGAAGGCCCTACCAAGCAAGCTCAAACTCTTGAGCGCGAGCGATGAGGATTGCCAGTTACACGAAAAGATCTTGGGTGAGATTGCAAAGGCAAGCAAAAAGGACCCCGTATGGAGTCCTTCTGCTGCAGCCAACTAA
- a CDS encoding efflux RND transporter permease subunit: MTLSELCIRRPVMTVLLSISLVIAGAVAYFNIPVAALPSFNTPIISVSASLPGAAPENMASSVALPLEKEFSTIDGIKVISSTNTLGSTSITLEFTSERDIDKAAVDVQAALLRAQRRLPIEMTIPPSYRKINPADTAVLVIRVSSPSMSLSEINDYAENLLAPNISTISGVSQVQVYGAKRYAVRVSVRPDALGNRNITMEELATAINKANTNSPVGTLDGPRQLITIYANPQLVKAEEFGNLIIAQRNGLPVYLRDVADVQESFEDVKTFATSGGERSIAIGILRQPNANTVDLVKAIKKLLPSLQEQMPASIKLTLINDRSLSIIEAIHDVNITLVLTILLVVMVIFLFLKRISATLIPSISLPISLIGAFFLLYVLGYSLDNISLLGITLAVGLVVDDAIVVLENIMRYIEQGMDPLKASLKGSKEVGFTIISISISLVAVFIPLFFMAGPIGLLFREFAVVVSLAILVSAVVSLTIVPLLCSRFLPKPGDHPKEYAITKKFDRIFDWSLKAYVHYLDLALANRKKVLWGAVASFFLTIYLFANSPKGFFPEEDIGQITATTEAAEDTSFKTMLELQDRAAEIVNNDPNVANSISILGGGQSAGRNTGRFFIILKPKGDREKMSKVIEGLRNKFKDIPGLQVYMRPVQNLQLGGRTSKSRYQFTLQSVGFEGVNEWADKMTDKIRSNPIFRDVTSDSKMKGLNVKIEINREQAASAGVTIADIRSALYNSFGERQVSTIYTPVNTYYVILETAENDRQFETDLSKVFVRGRATDKLIPLSSLASFVRTVGPTAVNHQGQIPAVTISFNLAPDVFLGDATKAIDGYEKEIGLPPSIITSYGGDAAVFKDNQSGQIILILAALGVIYILLGVLYESYIHPLTILAGLPSAAIGAILSLRIFGFELTIVASIGILLLIGIVKKNAILMIDFALDAQRNQGMSPEKAIREACILRFRPIMMTTIAALMGALPIALGLGAGAELRQPLGISVAGGLIFSQFVTLIITPVIYLYLDKYAGNGPMEIPPSVLEGT, encoded by the coding sequence ATGACACTCTCTGAGTTATGCATCAGACGGCCCGTCATGACGGTGCTGCTCTCTATTTCACTCGTGATCGCAGGCGCTGTTGCCTACTTCAATATTCCCGTTGCAGCACTGCCTAGCTTTAATACGCCGATTATTTCGGTGAGCGCGAGTCTTCCTGGAGCAGCACCAGAAAATATGGCGTCCTCGGTAGCCCTGCCACTGGAAAAAGAGTTTTCCACTATTGATGGCATCAAGGTGATTAGCTCAACTAACACCTTAGGCTCCACCAGCATCACCTTGGAATTTACGAGCGAACGAGATATTGATAAAGCTGCGGTGGATGTACAAGCAGCCTTACTACGTGCACAGCGTAGGCTTCCGATAGAAATGACAATCCCCCCGTCTTATCGCAAAATTAATCCTGCTGATACAGCAGTGCTTGTCATTCGAGTCAGCTCACCATCGATGAGCCTGTCTGAGATTAATGACTACGCAGAGAATCTGCTAGCTCCGAATATCTCGACTATTAGCGGAGTCTCTCAAGTACAGGTATACGGTGCGAAACGCTATGCTGTCCGTGTGAGCGTGCGCCCCGATGCTTTAGGCAACCGCAACATCACCATGGAAGAATTGGCCACGGCGATTAATAAGGCCAATACCAATAGCCCAGTAGGTACCTTAGATGGACCACGTCAGCTGATCACTATTTATGCCAATCCCCAGTTAGTCAAAGCAGAAGAATTCGGCAACCTCATCATCGCGCAGCGAAATGGCTTGCCGGTATATCTTCGCGATGTCGCAGATGTCCAAGAAAGTTTTGAGGATGTAAAAACTTTTGCTACATCCGGTGGAGAGCGCTCCATTGCGATTGGCATCTTACGCCAACCCAATGCAAATACTGTTGATCTGGTTAAGGCGATCAAAAAACTGCTCCCTTCATTGCAAGAGCAAATGCCAGCGTCCATTAAATTAACGCTGATTAACGATCGATCCCTCTCCATCATTGAAGCGATTCATGATGTCAACATCACTTTAGTCTTAACTATTTTGCTTGTTGTGATGGTGATCTTCTTATTCTTGAAGCGCATATCAGCAACGCTGATTCCCTCGATCAGCCTTCCCATCTCACTCATCGGCGCATTCTTCTTACTCTACGTTTTAGGCTATAGCCTAGACAATATTTCCTTGCTGGGAATTACGCTCGCCGTTGGTCTAGTAGTGGACGATGCCATCGTTGTGCTTGAGAACATCATGCGCTACATTGAACAAGGCATGGATCCGCTTAAGGCCTCGCTTAAAGGCAGTAAAGAGGTAGGGTTCACAATTATCTCGATCTCCATCTCTTTGGTGGCAGTTTTCATTCCCCTGTTCTTTATGGCCGGCCCAATCGGCCTACTATTTAGAGAATTTGCAGTAGTGGTTTCGCTGGCAATTCTGGTTTCGGCAGTGGTCTCTCTCACCATAGTTCCCCTACTCTGCAGCCGCTTCCTACCAAAGCCTGGCGACCATCCAAAAGAATATGCCATCACTAAAAAATTCGATCGAATTTTTGACTGGTCTCTCAAGGCTTACGTCCACTATCTGGATCTAGCATTAGCCAATCGCAAAAAAGTATTGTGGGGAGCCGTTGCAAGCTTCTTCCTGACTATTTACTTGTTTGCCAATAGTCCTAAAGGATTTTTTCCTGAAGAGGATATTGGCCAAATTACTGCAACCACAGAAGCTGCAGAGGACACCTCCTTTAAAACCATGCTGGAGCTTCAAGACCGCGCAGCAGAGATTGTGAACAACGATCCCAACGTCGCTAACTCAATCTCCATTTTGGGTGGTGGTCAAAGCGCCGGAAGAAATACTGGCCGCTTCTTTATCATCCTAAAACCTAAGGGTGACCGCGAAAAGATGTCTAAGGTTATTGAAGGCCTGCGAAATAAGTTCAAAGATATTCCAGGTCTTCAGGTTTACATGCGTCCAGTTCAGAATTTACAACTGGGTGGTCGCACCAGTAAGAGTCGCTACCAATTTACGCTTCAAAGCGTAGGCTTTGAGGGCGTCAATGAGTGGGCGGATAAGATGACCGATAAGATCCGCTCCAACCCCATTTTTAGAGATGTTACAAGCGACTCCAAGATGAAAGGTCTCAACGTCAAAATTGAGATCAATCGTGAACAAGCTGCGAGCGCCGGTGTCACGATTGCAGATATTCGTAGTGCACTGTATAACTCGTTCGGTGAGCGCCAGGTATCCACGATCTATACGCCAGTCAACACCTATTACGTCATCCTAGAAACTGCTGAGAATGATCGTCAGTTTGAGACTGATCTCAGTAAAGTATTTGTGAGAGGTCGGGCTACTGATAAATTAATTCCCCTCTCCAGTTTGGCTAGCTTTGTTCGCACTGTTGGGCCAACAGCCGTAAATCATCAGGGTCAAATTCCAGCGGTGACCATCTCCTTTAACCTTGCGCCAGATGTTTTCCTGGGTGATGCAACGAAGGCAATCGATGGGTACGAGAAAGAGATTGGACTTCCACCTTCAATTATTACCAGCTATGGCGGTGATGCAGCCGTCTTTAAAGATAATCAATCTGGTCAGATCATTCTGATCTTGGCGGCTTTGGGTGTGATTTATATTTTGCTCGGTGTTCTTTATGAGAGCTATATCCACCCACTCACCATTTTGGCTGGCCTCCCCTCAGCAGCTATTGGGGCCATCTTATCGCTTCGCATCTTTGGATTTGAGTTGACCATCGTTGCATCGATTGGTATCTTGCTACTCATTGGTATTGTCAAAAAGAATGCCATCTTAATGATCGACTTTGCCTTGGATGCGCAGCGTAATCAAGGCATGTCTCCAGAAAAAGCGATTCGTGAAGCCTGTATCTTGCGCTTTAGACCAATCATGATGACCACCATCGCTGCACTCATGGGTGCACTCCCTATCGCATTGGGCTTAGGCGCTGGAGCAGAATTGCGCCAACCCCTGGGTATTAGCGTGGCCGGCGGACTCATCTTCTCCCAATTTGTAACCCTCATCATTACGCCTGTGATCTACCTCTATTTAGATAAATACGCAGGCAATGGACCCATGGAAATCCCCCCATCTGTGTTGGAAGGCACCTAA
- a CDS encoding efflux RND transporter periplasmic adaptor subunit yields the protein MSKIESALDKVVAKLPLLKNALKARLCTLWQKASPYLAKVKQLDYATAKEFTLKYKWRILALLIVLYAGSKAFDYFFPAAGKTGGAQTITSVVVEKKDIPLIIEATGTIISSSIVDIRPMTTNTVKTIHIKDGQEVKEGELLFTLDDRNDRANYEKLKALADDAQKQYLRAKELVTKNFISKAGLETSLANAKSAQAAARSAEVQLSYDSIRSPIAGRAGIINVFPGSLVQASNVVTTATSSTATSSVGSMVTITQLNPINVQFVVPEKDIPLLMDGKQADKPLKVKVSVGNDAKSVYEGEVLVIDNQVDPSIAAVRVRAQIPNEKMTLLPGQFARVSLSANTLKDAIAVPSEAIVISPKGRVVYLVDKDDKVQSKPIKVIYEYQGSAVIRGIEAGSRVIVEGKQNLRPGSKIREAKKQTPAAAPAKAATPTPAPETK from the coding sequence GTGTCAAAAATTGAATCAGCACTCGATAAAGTCGTTGCCAAGCTGCCCCTACTCAAAAATGCGCTAAAGGCTCGCTTATGCACTCTTTGGCAAAAAGCATCCCCCTATCTTGCTAAGGTCAAACAATTAGATTACGCGACAGCGAAGGAGTTCACACTCAAATACAAGTGGCGTATTTTGGCGCTGCTGATTGTTTTATATGCTGGTTCCAAGGCATTTGATTATTTCTTCCCTGCTGCCGGCAAAACAGGTGGGGCACAAACCATTACGAGCGTCGTAGTGGAGAAAAAAGATATTCCATTAATTATTGAGGCAACGGGCACGATCATCTCCAGCAGTATTGTGGATATTCGCCCAATGACAACCAATACGGTCAAAACCATTCACATTAAAGATGGGCAGGAAGTGAAGGAAGGTGAGCTCCTCTTCACTCTAGATGACCGTAATGATCGCGCCAACTATGAGAAATTAAAAGCATTGGCAGACGACGCTCAAAAACAATACTTGCGAGCTAAAGAACTAGTCACCAAGAACTTTATTTCAAAGGCAGGTCTGGAGACTTCTCTAGCGAATGCTAAGTCAGCACAGGCAGCTGCACGCTCTGCTGAAGTACAACTCTCCTATGACTCCATCCGATCCCCTATTGCGGGACGAGCCGGCATCATCAACGTATTCCCAGGCTCTCTAGTACAAGCAAGCAACGTGGTAACTACTGCAACGAGCTCGACAGCAACCTCCAGCGTTGGTTCCATGGTGACGATTACCCAACTGAATCCAATCAACGTTCAATTTGTAGTGCCTGAGAAAGACATTCCCTTATTAATGGACGGTAAACAGGCGGATAAGCCACTCAAAGTCAAAGTGAGCGTTGGCAATGATGCTAAATCTGTTTACGAAGGTGAAGTGCTTGTGATTGACAACCAAGTGGATCCTAGTATTGCAGCAGTACGAGTGCGTGCTCAAATTCCAAATGAGAAGATGACTCTTCTACCCGGTCAGTTCGCTCGTGTCTCCTTGAGTGCAAACACCCTAAAAGATGCCATCGCAGTTCCATCTGAAGCCATTGTGATTAGCCCGAAAGGTCGTGTGGTCTATCTAGTGGATAAAGACGATAAGGTGCAATCTAAACCTATCAAAGTAATTTACGAGTACCAAGGTAGCGCAGTGATCAGAGGGATTGAAGCGGGCTCTCGAGTCATTGTTGAGGGCAAACAAAATCTGAGGCCTGGTAGCAAGATCCGTGAAGCCAAGAAACAAACTCCTGCAGCCGCTCCCGCTAAAGCAGCTACACCCACTCCTGCGCCCGAGACAAAATGA
- the rnhA gene encoding ribonuclease HI: MPHTKSLPHIVIYTDGACKGNPGPGGWGAVLRSGGHEKHLHGGAEHTTNNRMEISAVIHALRALKQTSSVELWTDSQYVQKGVTEWLEGWKKRGWKTASKDPVKNADLWQELDALIPDHKISWHWVRGHNGHPGNELADLLANKGVEEFLP, encoded by the coding sequence ATGCCCCACACCAAATCCCTCCCCCATATTGTTATTTACACCGATGGCGCCTGCAAAGGCAATCCCGGGCCTGGCGGCTGGGGCGCGGTTTTACGCTCGGGTGGTCATGAAAAGCATTTACACGGAGGGGCTGAGCACACCACCAATAACCGCATGGAAATTAGTGCGGTGATTCATGCGCTTCGAGCCCTCAAGCAAACCAGCTCAGTCGAGCTATGGACTGACTCACAATACGTCCAAAAAGGCGTTACGGAGTGGCTAGAAGGCTGGAAAAAAAGGGGGTGGAAGACTGCCAGCAAGGATCCCGTCAAGAATGCGGATTTATGGCAGGAATTGGATGCCCTCATTCCTGATCACAAGATCTCCTGGCATTGGGTGCGCGGACACAATGGCCACCCCGGAAATGAGCTGGCAGACCTGCTGGCAAACAAAGGTGTAGAGGAATTTCTGCCCTAG